A single genomic interval of Nonomuraea rubra harbors:
- a CDS encoding AfsR/SARP family transcriptional regulator, with the protein MSEGHGEDVRFEVLGPLRAWRARTGLALGSGRRRTLLAVLLLHANRPVSRDRLIDELWGGNVPAYAVNLLQKHMSSLRAGLEPGRRGRGPSGALAWTEAGYVLRVPPGGLDLEVFEQEVRRAREAHAAGDLTGASGAYHAALRLWRGPVCDGLCSPFLDMMRDQVAERRIGAIEECMEVDLALGGQADLVAELRWLVAHHPLRERLHGLLMLALYRSGRQAEALAAFRDARRRLREELGVEPTALLQTLHQRILAADPDLIPLPSHRPPPASLPTVPPPAPNATPPHDPPPHPAPQNAAPPHGSPPHDSPPHDSPPHDKAPHDMTPSRASTRGSTTDGSARGRTAGTGTAASHGSGTRGRAGGPASSGQGRRAAARTPRHWPTPAQLPHGVPQFVGRKAELERLDALLTGDPGRSRAVVLTGMAGVGKTALAIHWAHRIRHRFPDGQLYVNLRGFDPTGTPMEPTEAIQGFLDTFAIKPDQLPSGLHARAALFRSLLAGRRMLIVLDNARDAEQVRPLLPGAPGCLVVVTSRDQLTGLVAAEGAHAFVVDLLPKEEARLLLTRRSGSRLPGTFQSGLLQPAARCPAATLDDPANGDEHRLAGEAAAVDEIVAYCGRLPLALSITIARAVTNPSLPFAALAAELRGARARLDPFDGGEQATNVRAAFSWSYGRLTPPAARLFRLLGLHPGPDFSPAAAASLAGLPLQDVRPLVAELARTNMLSERVPGRFAFHGLLRAYACELSDTQDTRDERRTTLHRLLDHYLHSAHQAGRVLRPGQSPDAGLAPALPLVTPEAPAGRSEARTWFTAEHLVLLAAARRAAEAGFPAHARHLSWSLASFLGHRGTWRVKVAPTSR; encoded by the coding sequence ATGTCCGAAGGGCATGGAGAGGATGTCCGATTCGAGGTACTGGGGCCGCTGCGCGCGTGGCGTGCGCGGACCGGCCTGGCCCTGGGTTCCGGCCGGCGGCGGACCCTGCTGGCGGTCCTGCTGCTGCACGCCAACCGCCCGGTGAGCCGCGACAGGCTCATCGACGAGCTGTGGGGCGGGAACGTGCCCGCGTACGCCGTGAACCTGCTGCAGAAGCACATGTCCAGCCTGCGGGCGGGCCTGGAGCCGGGGCGGCGCGGGCGCGGGCCTTCCGGCGCGCTGGCCTGGACGGAGGCCGGGTACGTGCTGCGCGTGCCCCCGGGAGGGCTGGACCTGGAGGTGTTCGAGCAGGAGGTCAGGCGCGCCAGGGAGGCGCACGCCGCCGGTGACCTGACGGGCGCCTCCGGGGCGTACCACGCGGCGCTGCGGCTGTGGCGGGGGCCGGTCTGCGACGGCCTGTGCAGCCCGTTCCTCGACATGATGCGGGATCAGGTCGCCGAGCGGCGGATCGGCGCGATCGAGGAGTGCATGGAGGTGGACCTGGCGCTGGGCGGGCAGGCCGACCTCGTCGCCGAGCTGCGCTGGCTGGTGGCGCACCATCCGCTGCGCGAGCGGCTGCACGGCCTCCTCATGCTGGCCCTGTACCGGTCCGGTCGCCAGGCGGAGGCGCTGGCCGCCTTCCGGGACGCCCGGCGGCGGCTGCGCGAGGAGCTGGGCGTCGAGCCGACGGCCCTGCTGCAGACCCTCCACCAGCGCATCCTCGCCGCCGACCCCGACCTCATCCCCCTCCCCTCCCACCGCCCTCCGCCGGCCTCTCTCCCCACCGTCCCGCCCCCAGCACCGAACGCCACTCCCCCGCACGACCCGCCACCGCACCCCGCGCCGCAGAACGCCGCGCCACCGCACGGCTCGCCACCGCACGACTCGCCACCGCACGACTCGCCACCGCACGACAAGGCCCCGCATGACATGACCCCGTCCCGCGCCAGCACGCGCGGCTCGACGACAGACGGCTCAGCGCGAGGCCGCACCGCGGGGACCGGCACGGCGGCCTCGCATGGCTCGGGCACGCGGGGCCGGGCGGGCGGTCCGGCCTCGTCCGGACAGGGGCGGCGGGCGGCGGCGCGCACCCCGCGCCACTGGCCGACGCCCGCGCAACTCCCCCACGGGGTGCCCCAGTTCGTCGGCCGGAAGGCGGAGCTGGAGCGGCTCGACGCGCTACTGACCGGCGACCCGGGCCGGAGCCGGGCCGTGGTCCTCACCGGCATGGCGGGCGTGGGCAAGACGGCCCTGGCGATCCACTGGGCGCACCGGATCCGGCACCGGTTCCCCGACGGCCAGCTCTACGTGAACCTGCGAGGCTTCGACCCCACGGGGACCCCGATGGAGCCGACGGAGGCGATCCAGGGTTTCCTGGACACGTTCGCGATCAAACCGGACCAGCTCCCCAGCGGCCTGCACGCCCGCGCCGCGCTCTTCCGCAGCCTGCTCGCGGGCCGCCGGATGCTGATCGTGCTCGACAACGCCAGGGACGCCGAGCAGGTCCGCCCCTTGCTGCCCGGCGCGCCCGGCTGTCTCGTCGTGGTGACCAGCCGGGATCAGCTCACCGGCCTGGTGGCGGCCGAGGGCGCGCACGCGTTCGTGGTGGACCTGCTCCCGAAGGAGGAGGCGCGCCTGCTGCTCACCCGCCGCTCGGGTTCCCGCCTGCCCGGAACGTTCCAGAGCGGCCTGCTCCAGCCCGCCGCCCGGTGCCCGGCCGCGACACTGGACGACCCCGCGAACGGGGACGAGCACCGATTAGCCGGCGAGGCCGCGGCCGTGGACGAGATCGTCGCGTACTGCGGCCGCCTGCCGCTCGCCCTGTCCATCACCATCGCCCGCGCCGTCACCAACCCGAGCCTGCCGTTCGCCGCCCTGGCCGCGGAGCTGCGCGGCGCGCGGGCGCGCCTGGACCCGTTCGACGGCGGCGAGCAGGCCACGAACGTGCGGGCGGCGTTCTCCTGGTCCTACGGCCGGCTCACCCCGCCGGCCGCCCGCCTGTTCCGGCTGCTGGGGCTGCACCCGGGCCCGGACTTCAGCCCGGCCGCCGCCGCCAGCCTGGCCGGGCTGCCCCTGCAGGACGTCCGGCCGCTGGTGGCCGAGCTGGCCAGGACGAACATGCTGAGCGAGCGCGTCCCCGGCCGGTTCGCCTTCCACGGCCTGCTCCGCGCGTACGCGTGCGAGCTGAGCGACACGCAGGACACCCGCGACGAGCGAAGGACGACCCTGCACCGCCTGCTCGACCACTACCTGCACAGCGCCCACCAGGCCGGCCGCGTCCTGAGGCCGGGCCAGAGCCCGGACGCCGGCCTCGCCCCCGCCCTGCCGCTGGTGACACCGGAGGCGCCGGCCGGCAGGAGCGAGGCCAGGACGTGGTTCACCGCCGAGCACCTGGTGCTGCTCGCGGCGGCCCGGCGGGCGGCGGAGGCCGGCTTCCCCGCGCATGCCAGGCACCTGTCCTGGTCCCTGGCCTCCTTCCTCGGCCACCGCGGGACCTGGCGCGTGAAGGTCGCCCCCACCTCCCGCTGA
- the aztD gene encoding zinc metallochaperone AztD translates to MTRTAAPAALLAGALLLTACGTAQEPATKAAAATQPPASAAGPAVTDPVVLTYDGGLYVLDGRSLELVKDIPLAGYNRVNPAGDARHVLVSTSTGFRVLDAASATLKDDEFKGAKPGHVVRHAGTTVLFADGTGEVTLFDPAELSAGLPKGEVYKSATAHHGVAIALENGELVVTLGTEEKRTGIAVLDAQRKEITRSEDCPGVHGEATAQDEAVVLGCEDGVLLYKDGRISKIDSPDEYGRIGNQSGSDLSPIVLGDYKKDPDAELERPTQVSLIDTTTGTLKLVDLGTSYTFRSLARGPGGEALVLGTDGAVHVIDPAAGKVVRTIKVLGEWKEPLEWQRPRPNLFVRDQVVYVSDPEGKRLHAVDFASGEVTRSTSLPQPPNELSGVVS, encoded by the coding sequence ATGACCCGGACCGCCGCCCCGGCGGCGCTGCTCGCCGGAGCCCTCCTGCTCACCGCCTGCGGGACCGCGCAGGAACCCGCGACGAAGGCCGCCGCCGCCACCCAGCCGCCGGCCTCGGCCGCCGGGCCGGCCGTGACCGACCCCGTCGTGCTGACGTACGACGGCGGCCTGTACGTCCTCGACGGTCGGAGCCTGGAGCTGGTCAAGGACATCCCCCTCGCCGGATACAACCGCGTCAACCCCGCCGGGGACGCCAGGCACGTGCTCGTCTCCACCTCGACCGGCTTCCGGGTGCTCGACGCCGCCTCGGCGACGCTGAAGGACGACGAGTTCAAGGGCGCCAAGCCGGGACACGTGGTACGGCACGCCGGCACGACCGTCCTGTTCGCCGACGGCACCGGCGAGGTCACCCTGTTCGACCCGGCAGAGCTGTCCGCCGGCCTGCCCAAGGGCGAGGTGTACAAGTCCGCGACCGCCCACCACGGCGTCGCGATCGCGCTGGAGAACGGCGAGCTGGTCGTCACCCTCGGCACCGAGGAGAAGCGCACCGGCATCGCCGTCCTGGACGCGCAGCGCAAGGAGATCACCCGCAGCGAGGACTGCCCCGGCGTGCACGGCGAGGCCACCGCCCAGGACGAGGCCGTCGTGCTCGGCTGCGAGGACGGCGTCCTGCTGTACAAGGACGGCAGGATCAGCAAGATCGACAGCCCCGACGAGTACGGCAGGATCGGCAACCAGTCCGGCTCCGACCTGTCCCCGATCGTCCTCGGCGACTACAAGAAGGACCCGGACGCCGAGCTGGAACGGCCCACCCAGGTCTCCCTCATCGACACCACGACCGGCACGCTGAAACTGGTGGACCTCGGCACGAGCTACACCTTCCGGTCACTGGCGCGCGGCCCGGGAGGCGAGGCCCTCGTCCTCGGCACCGACGGCGCCGTCCACGTCATCGACCCGGCGGCGGGCAAGGTCGTCAGGACCATCAAGGTGCTCGGCGAGTGGAAGGAGCCCCTGGAGTGGCAGCGCCCCAGGCCGAACCTCTTCGTCCGTGACCAGGTCGTCTACGTCAGCGACCCGGAGGGCAAGCGGCTGCACGCGGTGGACTTCGCCTCCGGCGAGGTCACCAGGAGCACCTCCCTGCCGCAGCCGCCGAACGAGCTCAGCGGCGTCGTGAGCTGA
- the aztC gene encoding zinc ABC transporter substrate-binding protein AztC — protein sequence MSALFRILAALVLATAAAGCSDAGGSVPSVVVTTDILGDVTRAVAGGEAQVTVLMKPDSDPHSFGVSAQEAARIEAADLIVYNGLGLEEGVLRNVEAARRAGVPALAVAERAEPITFTADETAGQPDPHFWTDPARMARAVDLIAEQVVAHVDGVDAAAVRAAAAAYRGQVEQLDTWVGQQVATIPDQARRLVTNHHVLGYFARRYGFEVVGAVIPSGTTLASPSASDLKSLRDTIRRTGVKAIFADSSQPDRLAQVLASEAGVDVQVVPLFSESLSRRTPGAATYLEMVRSNTKAIVDGLNGR from the coding sequence GTGAGCGCGCTGTTCAGGATCCTGGCGGCGCTCGTGCTCGCGACGGCGGCGGCGGGCTGCTCGGACGCCGGCGGGTCCGTCCCGAGCGTCGTGGTCACCACCGACATCCTCGGCGACGTCACCCGGGCCGTGGCCGGCGGCGAGGCCCAGGTGACCGTGCTGATGAAACCGGACTCCGACCCGCACTCGTTCGGCGTCTCCGCCCAGGAGGCCGCGCGGATCGAGGCCGCCGACCTGATCGTCTACAACGGGCTCGGCCTGGAGGAGGGCGTGCTGCGCAACGTCGAGGCCGCCCGGCGGGCCGGGGTGCCCGCGCTGGCCGTGGCGGAGCGGGCCGAGCCGATCACGTTCACCGCCGACGAGACGGCGGGGCAGCCCGACCCGCACTTCTGGACGGACCCGGCGCGCATGGCCAGGGCCGTGGACCTCATCGCCGAGCAGGTCGTGGCGCACGTGGACGGCGTGGACGCCGCCGCCGTCAGGGCCGCCGCGGCGGCGTACCGGGGGCAGGTCGAGCAGCTGGACACCTGGGTCGGGCAGCAGGTCGCCACCATCCCGGACCAGGCCCGCCGCCTGGTGACCAACCACCACGTCCTCGGCTACTTCGCCCGGCGCTACGGCTTCGAGGTGGTCGGCGCGGTGATCCCCAGCGGCACCACGCTGGCCTCACCGAGCGCCTCGGACCTGAAGTCGCTCAGGGACACGATCCGGCGCACCGGCGTCAAGGCGATCTTCGCCGACTCCTCGCAGCCCGACCGGCTCGCCCAGGTGCTCGCCTCCGAGGCGGGCGTGGACGTCCAGGTCGTCCCCCTGTTCTCGGAGTCGCTGAGCCGCAGGACGCCGGGCGCGGCCACGTACCTCGAAATGGTCCGCAGCAACACGAAAGCCATCGTCGACGGCCTCAACGGCCGCTGA
- the aztB gene encoding zinc ABC transporter permease AztB, which translates to MDWLFDPFQVSFVRQALWAGVLVSMLCAVAGTWVVLRGMAFLGDAMSHGMLLGVALASMAGVNVLIGALLSAGGMAYGVSVLSRSARLSQDTSIGLLFAGMLSLGVIVVSHSRSFAVDLTAFLFGDVLAVTGQDLAGLGAALAVTAAVAVLGHRLFVALAFDPRKAHTLGMRPRAAHVLLLGLVTVAIVASFHIVGTLLVFGLLIGPPAAAALWARRIPTIMLGAALIGIVSTVAGLVVSWHAATAAGATIAAVAVGLFFVAALGDVLRRRPARAVGAAS; encoded by the coding sequence ATGGATTGGTTGTTTGATCCCTTTCAGGTGTCGTTTGTCCGGCAAGCGCTATGGGCGGGCGTCCTCGTGTCGATGCTCTGCGCGGTCGCCGGGACGTGGGTGGTGCTGCGCGGCATGGCCTTCCTGGGCGACGCGATGTCGCACGGGATGCTCCTCGGAGTGGCGCTCGCCTCGATGGCCGGGGTGAACGTCCTGATCGGGGCGCTGCTCAGTGCGGGCGGCATGGCGTACGGGGTGAGCGTGCTGAGCCGGTCCGCCCGGTTGTCGCAGGACACCAGCATCGGGCTGCTCTTCGCTGGGATGTTGTCCCTGGGCGTGATCGTGGTCTCGCACTCGCGGTCCTTCGCGGTGGACCTGACCGCGTTCCTGTTCGGGGACGTGCTCGCGGTCACCGGGCAGGACCTGGCGGGGCTGGGGGCGGCGCTGGCGGTCACGGCCGCGGTGGCGGTGCTCGGGCACCGGCTGTTCGTCGCGCTCGCCTTCGATCCGCGCAAGGCCCACACGCTGGGCATGCGGCCCCGGGCGGCGCACGTCCTGCTGCTCGGGCTGGTCACGGTGGCGATCGTGGCGTCGTTCCACATCGTCGGGACGTTGCTGGTGTTCGGGCTGCTGATCGGGCCGCCGGCCGCCGCCGCGCTGTGGGCCCGACGGATCCCGACGATCATGCTCGGGGCGGCGCTGATCGGGATCGTCTCGACCGTGGCGGGGCTGGTCGTGTCCTGGCACGCGGCCACGGCGGCCGGGGCCACCATCGCGGCCGTGGCCGTGGGGCTGTTCTTCGTGGCGGCGCTGGGTGACGTCCTGCGGCGCCGGCCCGCGCGGGCGGTGGGGGCGGCGAGTTGA
- a CDS encoding XRE family transcriptional regulator, producing the protein MPERISLSRQIQAALPLVQMRQHGCELYIQERQVRLRYRHGRPFSTRLTEVALKLAVIVLRILTICKVGPERGAGLATGPFLRTAFRTRQAIDGIAALYVEQDLAPPALNSAMLCRWEHGTIAVGPEYAALLCTLYGTTADKLGLPKKRTSVMHPQPGAGSGYRASHWRHAMTDDQSAALTAVRESVQLAMETDGPAGGPATRDAFDAAVHYYALRYSSFPPAMLAAEVHRTRTLVTQMLRRPQSDADRAELRRLAGWLSALVGNTAFHVADYAAAQIHFATAARLGATVDDHHLICWTLGAHAMTAYTQDRFQAALDLAGEAFEYATTPLRRAQIIAWGQLRATAALGPSRRSDAAALAGRAQDEMAADPHGDMPGRFGFDTAELLLHLGEAALLVGDHAQALAHARASQDHIPHGRPGWAAAVLLEARGEAARRRWADAAALAGAVLDTIPAQSLRETARVRLRTLDRELTAAGDPGVEARALHDRIAELPALTGISQTSDEPNGLA; encoded by the coding sequence ATGCCCGAGCGCATCAGCCTCAGCCGCCAGATACAAGCGGCGCTGCCGCTCGTCCAGATGCGGCAGCACGGCTGCGAACTTTACATCCAGGAGCGCCAGGTCCGTCTCAGATATCGCCATGGAAGGCCATTTAGCACGCGACTCACCGAAGTTGCATTGAAACTAGCAGTAATTGTCTTACGGATCCTCACCATTTGTAAGGTCGGCCCGGAGCGCGGTGCCGGTCTTGCGACCGGTCCGTTTCTCCGGACCGCCTTCCGAACCCGGCAGGCGATCGACGGCATCGCCGCCCTGTACGTGGAGCAGGACCTGGCGCCGCCCGCGCTCAACTCCGCCATGCTGTGCCGGTGGGAACACGGCACCATCGCGGTCGGGCCCGAGTACGCGGCACTGCTGTGCACCCTGTACGGGACAACAGCGGACAAGCTGGGACTGCCGAAGAAGCGGACTTCGGTGATGCACCCGCAACCCGGCGCCGGATCGGGGTACCGTGCCTCGCATTGGAGGCACGCGATGACCGATGACCAGTCCGCCGCCCTGACCGCCGTGCGCGAATCCGTCCAGCTCGCGATGGAAACCGATGGGCCAGCGGGCGGCCCGGCCACCCGCGACGCGTTCGACGCTGCGGTGCACTACTACGCGTTGCGCTACTCTTCCTTCCCTCCCGCGATGCTCGCCGCCGAAGTGCACCGCACCCGCACGCTGGTCACCCAGATGCTGCGTCGGCCGCAGTCCGACGCTGACCGTGCCGAGCTGCGCCGCCTGGCCGGCTGGCTGTCCGCGCTCGTCGGCAACACGGCCTTCCACGTGGCCGACTACGCGGCCGCGCAAATTCACTTCGCCACCGCAGCACGCCTGGGCGCGACGGTTGATGATCATCACCTGATCTGCTGGACACTCGGCGCGCACGCCATGACTGCTTACACCCAAGACCGTTTCCAGGCCGCGCTGGACCTGGCCGGCGAAGCGTTCGAGTACGCCACCACGCCGTTGCGCCGCGCCCAGATCATCGCGTGGGGCCAGCTCCGCGCGACCGCCGCGCTCGGCCCGTCCCGCCGCTCGGATGCCGCCGCCCTGGCGGGCCGTGCGCAGGACGAAATGGCCGCCGACCCGCACGGGGACATGCCGGGCCGGTTCGGGTTCGACACCGCCGAACTGCTGCTGCATCTCGGGGAGGCGGCCCTGCTCGTCGGCGACCACGCCCAGGCCCTCGCGCACGCCCGCGCTTCGCAGGACCACATCCCGCATGGCCGGCCCGGATGGGCGGCGGCTGTCCTGCTTGAAGCGCGCGGCGAAGCCGCCCGGCGCCGCTGGGCCGACGCCGCCGCCCTGGCGGGCGCGGTGCTCGACACCATCCCGGCGCAGTCCCTGCGGGAAACGGCCCGAGTACGGTTGCGCACCCTCGATCGCGAGCTCACCGCGGCAGGCGATCCCGGCGTTGAAGCCCGCGCCCTGCACGACCGGATCGCCGAACTGCCGGCACTCACGGGAATCAGCCAGACGAGCGACGAACCCAACGGCCTCGCGTAG
- a CDS encoding GNAT family N-acetyltransferase has protein sequence MSDGLASLWPLLALRITTRRLVLAIPDTPDLLNLAEASGDLQPAGQPRYQQAYLYEPSPQRERHLLQRHWRVLAHWRPESWNLQLAIRVDGLAVGLQNMWAADFAAVRTVETGSWITRTRQGHGYGTEARAAVLELAFAHLGAVEAHTSYVDGNTASERVSRKLGYAANGRRAYAEDGRRVVEHRMLLDAVAWANHRMPGITVDGASECLALFGLRAEARDS, from the coding sequence ATGAGTGACGGCTTGGCCAGCCTGTGGCCGCTGCTCGCGCTCCGTATCACCACCCGGCGCCTTGTGCTGGCTATCCCCGACACGCCGGACCTGCTCAACCTGGCCGAAGCCTCCGGCGACCTCCAACCCGCCGGCCAGCCCCGCTACCAGCAGGCCTACCTGTACGAGCCGTCACCGCAGCGGGAGCGGCATCTGCTGCAGCGGCACTGGCGGGTCCTGGCCCACTGGCGGCCGGAAAGCTGGAACCTCCAGCTCGCCATCCGCGTCGACGGCCTCGCGGTCGGTTTGCAGAACATGTGGGCGGCCGACTTCGCGGCTGTCCGCACGGTCGAGACCGGCTCGTGGATCACCCGGACCCGCCAGGGCCACGGGTACGGGACCGAGGCCCGCGCTGCCGTCCTGGAACTGGCCTTCGCGCACCTGGGCGCGGTGGAGGCGCATACCTCCTACGTGGACGGCAACACGGCCTCCGAGCGGGTGTCGCGCAAGCTCGGCTACGCCGCCAATGGGCGCCGCGCCTACGCCGAGGACGGGAGAAGGGTCGTCGAGCATCGCATGCTGCTCGACGCGGTCGCGTGGGCGAACCACCGGATGCCCGGCATCACGGTCGACGGCGCGAGTGAGTGCTTGGCGCTGTTCGGGCTACGGGCTGAAGCACGCGACTCGTGA
- a CDS encoding winged helix DNA-binding domain-containing protein: protein MTALSRRVLNRALLQRQFLLERADLTALEMIGHLVAMQAQEPNWPYVGLWTRIRTFAHADLTTLLAQGQVVRSGFLRSTMHLAAADDFRRLRPVLQPVLNRTAGSAYFRRNNAGLDPETLVAQGDALLRTGPLPRKDLARHLASLHPDRDGRILAGEIELRTPLIHDPATASWGGWGTRSSVTVSAAPIDASHPAALRDLIRRYLAAFGPATVADVQAWCGLTRLDQIISEMGAGLRHYTGPDGQRLLDLPDAPLPDPDTPAPVRLLPAYDNALLGHADRSRIIADADRKHVTPGQARVLPTVLIDGYVHGTWSFTAGKVRLTPFRPLSPAQQEAVDHEISRLLPFVTHR, encoded by the coding sequence ATGACCGCCCTGTCCCGCCGGGTACTCAACCGGGCACTGCTCCAGCGGCAGTTCCTGCTGGAGCGGGCCGACCTGACGGCCCTGGAGATGATCGGCCACCTGGTCGCCATGCAGGCGCAGGAGCCGAACTGGCCCTACGTCGGCCTGTGGACCCGGATCCGCACCTTCGCGCACGCCGACCTCACCACCCTGCTCGCGCAGGGGCAGGTGGTACGCTCCGGCTTCCTGCGCAGCACGATGCACCTTGCCGCAGCCGACGACTTCCGCCGACTGCGGCCGGTGCTGCAGCCCGTCCTGAATCGCACCGCCGGCTCGGCGTACTTCCGGCGCAACAACGCCGGGCTCGACCCCGAAACGCTGGTGGCCCAGGGAGACGCCCTGCTGCGGACCGGGCCGCTGCCCAGAAAGGATCTCGCCAGGCACCTGGCGAGCCTGCACCCGGACCGCGACGGCCGGATCCTGGCCGGAGAGATCGAACTACGTACCCCGCTCATCCACGATCCGGCCACCGCGTCGTGGGGCGGCTGGGGTACCCGCTCATCGGTCACCGTCAGCGCCGCCCCGATCGACGCCTCTCACCCCGCCGCCCTCCGCGACCTGATTCGCCGCTATCTGGCCGCCTTCGGCCCCGCCACCGTGGCGGACGTCCAGGCGTGGTGCGGGTTGACCCGGCTGGACCAGATCATCTCGGAGATGGGAGCCGGTCTGCGCCATTACACCGGTCCCGACGGCCAACGCCTGCTCGACCTGCCCGACGCCCCGCTCCCCGACCCCGATACCCCCGCCCCGGTGCGGCTACTGCCCGCCTACGACAACGCCCTCCTGGGCCACGCCGACCGCAGCCGCATCATCGCCGACGCCGACCGCAAGCACGTCACCCCCGGCCAGGCCAGAGTGCTGCCCACCGTGCTCATCGACGGCTACGTCCACGGCACCTGGTCTTTCACCGCAGGCAAGGTACGGCTCACCCCGTTCCGGCCGCTGTCGCCAGCCCAACAGGAGGCAGTCGACCACGAGATCAGTCGGCTGCTGCCGTTCGTGACGCACCGCTGA
- a CDS encoding MDR family NADP-dependent oxidoreductase, with amino-acid sequence MKNNEIQLTAQIAAVPGPEHFTVVQADVEGEVVVRTDYLGLAATYLELMRADCHLPIPAWQPGQRVGVMAIGTVLSSTSPDLREGDLVQSMSGWSTHSAGPAASYVKLDKDAYPDPSYYLGQGPTAYYGMADVAKVGQGDVVFVSGAAGGVGSLAGQIARNLGAKKVIGSAGSQAKTDYLVNELGFDAAFDYHHDPIAALKELAPEGITVFFDTVGGALYDAALEVAAPGARFALCGSLSTQLGDAADRFPEPDREAAQARGVELLPFSCHHTPDQIAAWHQHFSTALGQGRFVYPRTVVETGIDGVPGAFLAMLRGEYRGNVSVRLA; translated from the coding sequence ATGAAGAACAACGAGATCCAGTTGACCGCCCAGATCGCCGCCGTCCCCGGTCCCGAGCACTTCACCGTCGTCCAGGCCGATGTCGAGGGCGAGGTCGTGGTCCGCACCGACTACCTGGGGTTGGCCGCCACCTACCTCGAGCTCATGCGCGCCGACTGCCACCTGCCGATCCCGGCCTGGCAGCCCGGCCAGCGGGTGGGCGTCATGGCGATCGGCACCGTGTTGAGCTCAACCAGCCCCGACCTGCGGGAGGGCGACCTGGTCCAGTCGATGAGCGGCTGGAGCACGCACTCGGCGGGACCGGCGGCCTCCTACGTCAAGCTGGACAAGGACGCCTACCCCGACCCGAGCTACTACCTGGGCCAGGGCCCGACCGCCTACTACGGCATGGCGGACGTGGCCAAGGTCGGCCAGGGCGACGTCGTGTTCGTCTCCGGCGCGGCCGGCGGCGTCGGCTCGCTGGCCGGGCAGATCGCCCGCAACCTAGGCGCCAAGAAGGTGATCGGCAGTGCGGGCAGCCAGGCCAAGACCGACTACCTCGTGAACGAACTCGGCTTCGACGCCGCCTTCGACTACCACCACGACCCGATCGCCGCGCTCAAGGAGCTCGCCCCGGAGGGCATCACCGTCTTCTTCGACACCGTGGGCGGCGCCCTGTACGACGCCGCACTCGAAGTCGCCGCGCCAGGTGCCAGGTTCGCGCTGTGCGGGTCGTTGTCCACTCAGCTGGGCGACGCCGCCGACCGCTTCCCCGAGCCCGACCGCGAGGCTGCCCAGGCCAGAGGGGTCGAACTGCTGCCGTTCTCCTGCCATCACACCCCCGACCAGATCGCCGCCTGGCACCAGCACTTCAGCACCGCGCTCGGCCAGGGCCGCTTCGTCTACCCGCGCACCGTGGTCGAGACCGGCATCGACGGCGTGCCCGGCGCGTTCCTGGCCATGCTGCGGGGCGAGTACCGAGGCAACGTCTCGGTACGGCTGGCATGA
- a CDS encoding helix-turn-helix transcriptional regulator — MANTSSRTLTLLSLLQTHRHWPGADLADRLGVSDRTLRRDVDRLRELGYPVRASRGTDGGYQLEPGAVLPPLLLDDEEGVALAVGMGDAAQSGIVGLDEAAVRALTKVVQVLPPRLRARVNALRAMTVSAAPAGPVIPAETLTMIAQSCRDRERLRFHYTARGGAPTEREVEPHRLVALGGRWYLVAYDLTRHDWRSFRLDRLAQPRNTGVHFLPRPLPGGDVAAFVRTAAQVPTTRTVVALVHAPAEHVRGKVGQWGEIEAIDRDRCRLTMTSTSLDWPTQALGNVGAEFEVLEPADFVEHLRDWGTRFLNAVARSADPRRSCTPGRAPGPGVG; from the coding sequence ATGGCCAACACGAGTTCCCGCACGCTCACTCTGCTGTCGTTGCTCCAGACGCACCGCCACTGGCCGGGCGCGGATCTGGCGGATCGCCTCGGCGTATCGGATCGCACGCTGCGCCGCGATGTCGATCGACTGCGTGAGCTGGGCTATCCGGTACGTGCCTCACGGGGCACCGACGGCGGCTACCAACTGGAGCCGGGGGCGGTCCTGCCGCCGCTCCTGCTGGATGACGAGGAAGGCGTCGCGCTCGCAGTCGGCATGGGAGACGCGGCGCAGAGCGGGATCGTCGGGCTGGACGAGGCTGCCGTGCGCGCGCTGACCAAGGTGGTGCAGGTCCTGCCACCCCGCCTGCGGGCCAGAGTGAACGCCCTGCGCGCGATGACCGTCTCGGCGGCGCCCGCCGGGCCGGTCATCCCGGCGGAGACGCTGACGATGATCGCCCAGTCGTGCCGGGACCGGGAACGGCTGCGCTTCCACTACACCGCGCGCGGCGGCGCGCCGACGGAACGCGAGGTGGAACCCCATCGCCTTGTCGCGCTCGGGGGTCGCTGGTATCTGGTGGCCTACGACCTGACCAGGCACGACTGGCGTAGCTTCCGTCTCGACCGGCTCGCGCAGCCGCGCAACACCGGCGTCCACTTCCTGCCGCGGCCGTTGCCCGGCGGGGACGTCGCCGCCTTCGTCCGCACCGCGGCCCAGGTCCCCACCACCCGCACCGTGGTCGCGCTGGTCCACGCACCCGCGGAACACGTGCGCGGGAAGGTCGGTCAATGGGGCGAGATCGAGGCGATCGACCGCGATCGCTGCCGGCTCACTATGACCTCCACCAGCCTTGACTGGCCCACGCAGGCGCTCGGCAACGTCGGAGCCGAATTCGAGGTGCTCGAACCGGCGGACTTCGTCGAGCACCTGCGAGATTGGGGCACCCGCTTTCTCAACGCCGTTGCCAGATCGGCGGATCCCCGCCGGTCCTGCACTCCCGGACGTGCCCCCGGCCCCGGCGTAGGTTGA